Proteins found in one Lycium ferocissimum isolate CSIRO_LF1 chromosome 6, AGI_CSIRO_Lferr_CH_V1, whole genome shotgun sequence genomic segment:
- the LOC132060367 gene encoding rho GDP-dissociation inhibitor 1-like → MGFDDNNKEGKDQSTLVEIRKGGIGDSDSEIEHEVNNENNSKVSRQMSESSMYTTEDDDEDENIINKIELGPQCTLKEQFEKDKDDESLRRWKEQLLGSVDINAVGESLDPEVKILSLEIKSPGRADIVLPIPEDGKPKSPWFVLKEGSKYSLKFNFQVSNNIVTGLKYTNTVWKTGIKVDSMKEMIGAFSPQTEPYTHEMPEETTPSGIFARGSYSARTKFLDDDNKCYLEINYTFDIKKEWQAT, encoded by the exons ATGGGTTTTGATGACAATAACAAGGAGGGTAAAGACCAATCTACCCTTGTTGAGATAAGGAAAGGTGGAATTGGTGATAGTGATTCAGAGATTGAACATGAGGTTAATAATGAGAATAATAGTAAAGTTAGTAGACAAATGAGTGAAAGTTCAATGTATACTactgaagatgatgatgaagatgaaaatattattaataagatTGAGTTGGGTCCTCAATGTACTCTCAAAGAACAATTTGAGAAAGATAAG gATGATGAAAGTTTGAGAAGATGGAAGGAACAGCTTCTTGGAAGTGTGGATATTAATGCTGTTGGAG AATCACTGGATCCAGAAGTGAAGATTTTGAGCCTTGAAATTAAGTCCCCGGGTAGAGCTGATATTGTCCTCCCAATCCCGGAGGACGGAAAACCCAAAAGTCCATGGTTTGTCCTGAAAGAAGGCAGCAAATACAGCCTGAAATTCAATTTCCAGGTCAGCAATAATATAGTGACAGGTCTCAAATACACGAACACAGTTTGGAAAACTGGTATCAAAG TGGACAGCATGAAAGAAATGATTGGGGCCTTTAGTCCTCAAACTGAGCCGTATACACATGAGATGCCAGAAGAGACTACCCCTTCTGGCATTTTCGCAAGAGGATCTTACTCGGCTAGGACAAAG TTCCTTGATGATGATAACAAGTGCTATTTGGAGATCAACTACACGTTTGATATTAAGAAAGAATGGCAGGCAACATGA
- the LOC132060368 gene encoding uncharacterized protein LOC132060368: MAKGKRLSKTLFEYLLILLILCEMITLPILGCPTDGDGCRNCIVNHMKNDCPKCAPIMRCMAKCLWGGKSRSKCTKKCDCKGTYPRLSDCKNCLKPCKCSCSSV, translated from the coding sequence ATGGCAAAGGGAAAGAGGCTATCAAAGACACTCTTTGAGTATTTGTTAATACTTTTGATACTGTGTGAGATGATCACTTTGCCCATTTTAGGGTGCCCAACAGATGGTGATGGATGTAGAAATTGCATAGTAAATCACATGAAAAACGACTGTCCAAAATGCGCGCCTATTATGCGCTGCATGGCCAAGTGCTTGTGGGGTGGAAAGTCGCGTTCCAAATGCACAAAGAAGTGTGATTGCAAAGGTACTTACCCCAGGCTTTCGGATTGCAAGAACTGCTTGAAACCATGCAAATGTAGTTGCAGCTCTGTGTAA